A single region of the Sphingobium sp. EP60837 genome encodes:
- a CDS encoding response regulator yields the protein MSLGQQLHPHLPFLRRYARALTGSQAHGDAYVRATLEAIVAAPEEFPADVDPRLGLYKTFHAIWSSSHLEDSPVLSGGDGQEAVAQARLARLTPLPRQALLLTALEGFTVDDVGYLIGLDAADVEALVEEALSEIEAQTRAKVLIIEDEPIIAMDIETIVRDLGHEVTAIAVTREDAVREAMAERPGLVLADIQLADDSSGIDAVKDILAEFSVPVIFITAFPERLLTGERPEPTFLITKPFQRSTVKAAISQALFFDEATAPV from the coding sequence ATGTCGCTTGGACAGCAACTGCACCCCCATCTTCCTTTCCTGCGCCGCTATGCCCGCGCCCTGACAGGCAGTCAGGCCCATGGCGACGCTTATGTGCGCGCGACGTTGGAAGCGATCGTGGCTGCGCCCGAAGAATTCCCGGCTGATGTCGATCCCCGCCTTGGCCTGTACAAAACGTTTCACGCGATCTGGTCCTCTTCTCATTTGGAGGATAGCCCGGTTTTGTCGGGCGGCGACGGTCAGGAAGCTGTGGCACAGGCCCGGCTTGCCCGTCTGACGCCGCTTCCTCGCCAGGCACTGCTGCTGACTGCTCTGGAAGGCTTCACGGTCGATGACGTAGGCTATCTGATTGGCCTGGATGCAGCTGACGTTGAGGCGCTGGTTGAAGAGGCTCTCAGCGAGATTGAGGCGCAGACGCGGGCCAAGGTGCTGATCATCGAGGATGAGCCGATCATCGCGATGGATATCGAGACGATCGTGCGCGACCTCGGCCATGAAGTTACCGCCATTGCGGTGACCCGTGAAGACGCCGTACGCGAAGCCATGGCCGAACGTCCGGGCCTGGTCCTTGCCGACATACAGCTTGCCGATGATTCCAGCGGCATCGATGCGGTGAAGGACATATTGGCTGAATTTTCGGTGCCGGTGATCTTCATCACCGCTTTCCCAGAGCGGCTGTTGACTGGCGAGCGTCCCGAGCCGACCTTCCTGATCACGAAGCCGTTCCAGCGATCGACGGTGAAAGCTGCCATTTCACAGGCGCTGTTCTTCGACGAGGCGACCGCGCCAGTTTGA
- a CDS encoding NepR family anti-sigma factor, whose translation MVASTTERDVKGGDRKDVGATTPESGVTGNASPKRRPSPGKDEGQVANALRSVYQRAVDEDIPSEMLDLLRKLD comes from the coding sequence TTGGTTGCTTCAACGACGGAACGGGATGTGAAGGGAGGGGACAGGAAAGATGTCGGCGCCACCACCCCGGAGTCGGGTGTGACTGGCAATGCCTCGCCCAAGCGGCGCCCCTCGCCCGGTAAGGATGAGGGTCAGGTCGCCAACGCCTTGCGCTCTGTTTATCAGCGCGCTGTCGATGAGGATATTCCTTCCGAAATGCTCGACCTTCTGAGGAAGCTGGATTAA